One Curtobacterium sp. BH-2-1-1 genomic region harbors:
- a CDS encoding serine/threonine-protein kinase has translation MTLLNDTRSETVLSGRYRLVKLIGTGGMGSVYEARDEHTYRAVAVKLFATPESMTTADRVRQEREIRLLSMLSHPGLIPLYDAGTHDFEDGPHRYIVMELIADTTLLRRLAGGALHNYEVADLGAQLADALAYVHSRGIVHRDVKPANILISDEGSSGFARTVKLTDFGVAHFVDGSRLTNDGTIIGTAAYLSPEQVAGEPIGFATDVYSLGLVLLEALTGKQEYSGTLIEAALARLRHDPEIPDGIAPEWRDLLAKMTARDPDRRPTAVAIANALRGGSAQITGPVPLGPQRVKHKRDHRLHRAAHRHAKRGTFVTVRRWRRRNVLVGSFAAFGVLVACGASYVAGTLH, from the coding sequence ATGACCCTGCTGAACGACACACGGTCGGAAACGGTCCTCTCGGGCCGCTACCGCCTCGTGAAGCTCATCGGCACGGGCGGCATGGGGTCCGTCTACGAAGCACGTGACGAGCACACCTACCGTGCCGTCGCCGTGAAGCTCTTCGCCACGCCCGAGTCGATGACCACGGCCGACCGGGTCCGCCAAGAGCGCGAGATCCGGCTGCTCAGCATGCTGTCGCACCCGGGGCTCATCCCGTTGTACGACGCCGGCACCCACGACTTCGAGGACGGTCCGCACCGGTACATCGTGATGGAGCTCATCGCGGACACGACGCTCCTGCGACGGCTCGCCGGGGGCGCCCTGCACAACTACGAGGTGGCCGACCTCGGCGCCCAGCTGGCCGACGCGCTGGCGTACGTGCACTCGCGCGGCATCGTCCACCGCGACGTGAAGCCGGCGAACATCCTCATCAGCGACGAGGGCTCGTCGGGCTTCGCGCGCACCGTGAAGCTCACCGACTTCGGCGTCGCCCACTTCGTCGACGGCTCGCGTCTGACGAACGACGGCACGATCATCGGCACGGCCGCGTACCTCAGCCCCGAGCAGGTCGCCGGTGAACCCATCGGCTTCGCCACCGATGTCTACTCGCTCGGACTGGTGCTGCTCGAGGCCCTGACCGGCAAGCAGGAGTACTCCGGCACCCTCATCGAGGCGGCACTCGCACGGCTCCGCCACGACCCCGAGATCCCGGACGGCATCGCGCCGGAGTGGCGGGACCTCCTCGCGAAGATGACCGCGCGCGACCCCGACCGCCGCCCGACCGCGGTGGCGATCGCGAACGCCCTCCGCGGTGGTTCGGCCCAGATCACCGGTCCGGTGCCGCTGGGGCCGCAGCGCGTGAAGCACAAGCGCGACCACCGCCTGCACCGCGCCGCGCACCGGCACGCCAAGCGTGGGACGTTCGTCACCGTGCGGCGCTGGCGGCGGCGGAACGTGCTCGTCGGGTCGTTCGCGGCCTTCGGCGTCCTGGTCGCCTGCGGGGCGTCCTACGTCGCCGGCACCCTGCACTAG
- a CDS encoding DUF2945 domain-containing protein has translation MALSKGDTVHWNTSQGKTTGTLVQKRVSDFEFDGQSFKPSDDDPYWIVESEKSGKRAAHKESALTKA, from the coding sequence ATGGCGCTGTCGAAGGGCGACACCGTGCACTGGAACACGTCGCAGGGGAAGACGACCGGCACGCTCGTGCAGAAGCGGGTCTCGGACTTCGAGTTCGACGGCCAGTCGTTCAAGCCGAGCGACGACGACCCGTACTGGATCGTCGAGTCGGAGAAGTCCGGCAAGCGCGCCGCCCACAAGGAGTCGGCGCTGACGAAGGCGTGA
- a CDS encoding DedA family protein has product MTTAVAAPAHTMTVAAGDSAADPEMGGLSGLVLQLIDALGEWGVALMLFVETVFPPIPSEVILPLAGFLAGAGRMNLVLVLLLATLGSYLGALVLYWLGAVIGFERTTRWLGKLPLVDEDDFRKAADWFHRHGKSAVFFGRFVPIVRSLISLPAGADRMHLGTFSVFTIIASGIWNSALVLLGAAFGTQYDKVEQYTEWIDRVLYVAIAVVVVTFVVRRVRRIRAERNQRTEHGAVAARGRRRAEPAGD; this is encoded by the coding sequence ATGACGACTGCCGTGGCTGCGCCTGCCCACACCATGACCGTCGCCGCCGGCGACTCCGCCGCGGACCCCGAGATGGGCGGGCTCTCCGGCCTCGTGCTGCAGCTCATCGACGCCCTGGGGGAGTGGGGCGTCGCGCTGATGCTCTTCGTCGAGACGGTCTTCCCGCCGATCCCGTCCGAGGTGATCCTGCCGTTGGCCGGGTTCCTGGCGGGTGCCGGCCGGATGAACCTCGTGCTCGTCCTGCTGCTCGCGACGCTCGGCTCCTACCTCGGCGCACTGGTGCTGTACTGGCTCGGCGCCGTCATCGGCTTCGAGCGGACGACGCGCTGGCTCGGCAAGCTGCCCCTCGTCGACGAGGACGACTTCCGCAAGGCGGCGGACTGGTTCCACCGGCACGGCAAGAGCGCGGTCTTCTTCGGCCGGTTCGTGCCGATCGTCCGGAGCCTCATCTCGCTGCCGGCCGGAGCGGACCGGATGCACCTCGGGACGTTCTCGGTGTTCACGATCATCGCGAGCGGGATCTGGAACAGCGCCCTGGTGCTGCTCGGAGCGGCCTTCGGGACCCAGTACGACAAGGTCGAGCAGTACACCGAGTGGATCGACCGGGTCCTCTACGTGGCGATCGCCGTCGTCGTGGTGACATTCGTCGTCCGACGGGTCCGACGCATCCGGGCCGAGCGGAACCAACGCACCGAGCACGGCGCAGTGGCTGCCCGAGGCCGTCGTCGCGCCGAGCCCGCCGGCGACTGA